A window of Halomonas sp. GFAJ-1 contains these coding sequences:
- a CDS encoding lytic transglycosylase codes for MQASPFRSTLRSLCTAVLVGLPVVSWAASDAAMRDALEAARQQQWQQVDERAIEGHILNGYVEYHRLRGQLPNVSSSQIQRFIDQHADSPLSEWMRGQAIAKYGHAGRFGDLLAVADGEPAGTARQCYYYTALLDREPQQAREAGLALWRVGSSQPDACNALFSRLRSDGTINATAIWERKMLAWQAGEERLSSYLGGLLSGQWQTARETVESVSNNSRALTSAPACLGPECAATSAFYKAAMQRYTRENTPAAFSAWQEIGPRLSLAAADRQPIEEELAFYALVRDVPGTLSWIDSVLPSLESERVLELRVRRALAERQWTEVMHWIAEMPASQQERSRWQYWLARANHQLGNHDAAEARYRQAATDRSFYGFAAAERLNQPYQLNLERNHFDEASRELTAQLPAVQRTEALLRIGEEGLANSEWLHAVRNGTPQQARALADYAANQQWHARLVQTTIAAEMWDALDWRFPPAYHDSFMHWGRLTGVDPFLLMAITRRESAYNPVALSPAGARGLMQLMPGTASQVSRQLGLNDPGPYGVLDPELNIRLGSNYLRDKIERYQGNRLAAAAAYNAGPGRVDQWLGSGVESFDLFVESIPFRETRDYVQAVLSYRVIFESLANGGNSDGVSLLSENEKAVHYDRALLVRR; via the coding sequence ATGCAGGCTTCGCCATTTCGTTCCACCCTTCGCAGCCTCTGTACGGCTGTATTGGTAGGGTTACCGGTTGTCTCTTGGGCAGCCTCTGACGCCGCTATGCGCGATGCCCTTGAAGCAGCGCGTCAGCAGCAGTGGCAGCAGGTTGATGAGCGCGCAATTGAGGGGCATATTCTTAATGGCTACGTTGAGTATCACCGCTTGCGTGGCCAGTTGCCGAATGTTTCGTCTAGCCAAATACAGCGCTTTATAGACCAGCATGCCGACTCTCCCTTATCCGAGTGGATGCGGGGTCAAGCCATCGCCAAGTACGGCCACGCAGGCCGCTTTGGCGATCTGCTAGCAGTCGCTGACGGCGAGCCCGCAGGCACCGCTCGCCAGTGCTATTACTATACGGCCCTGCTGGACAGAGAGCCTCAGCAGGCTAGAGAAGCAGGCCTTGCGCTATGGCGGGTCGGCAGCTCACAGCCTGATGCCTGTAACGCACTATTTAGCCGCCTAAGATCAGATGGAACGATTAATGCCACGGCTATTTGGGAACGAAAAATGCTTGCGTGGCAAGCGGGCGAGGAGCGTTTAAGCAGTTACCTAGGCGGGCTTCTAAGTGGCCAATGGCAAACGGCCCGCGAGACGGTTGAGTCTGTTAGCAATAACTCCCGCGCACTCACCTCAGCACCCGCCTGCCTTGGCCCTGAATGTGCCGCTACATCCGCCTTTTACAAAGCCGCCATGCAGCGCTACACGCGGGAAAATACCCCCGCTGCCTTTTCGGCTTGGCAGGAGATCGGGCCACGTTTGAGCTTAGCAGCCGCCGACCGGCAGCCGATTGAAGAAGAGCTAGCTTTTTATGCCTTAGTACGCGATGTGCCAGGCACCTTAAGTTGGATAGACAGTGTATTACCCAGCCTAGAAAGTGAGCGCGTACTGGAACTTCGGGTTCGCCGCGCCCTGGCCGAGCGTCAATGGACAGAAGTCATGCATTGGATTGCAGAAATGCCAGCCAGCCAGCAAGAGAGGAGCCGCTGGCAGTATTGGCTGGCACGGGCCAACCATCAGCTCGGTAACCACGATGCTGCCGAAGCACGCTATCGCCAGGCGGCTACTGACCGCAGCTTTTACGGCTTTGCCGCTGCTGAACGGCTTAATCAGCCTTATCAGCTCAACTTAGAACGCAATCATTTTGATGAGGCATCCAGAGAACTAACGGCGCAGCTGCCCGCCGTACAGCGTACCGAGGCGTTACTGCGTATTGGTGAAGAGGGGCTTGCCAACAGTGAGTGGCTACACGCTGTGCGCAATGGCACTCCTCAGCAGGCGCGCGCCCTTGCTGACTACGCCGCAAACCAGCAGTGGCACGCGCGCTTAGTGCAAACCACCATTGCTGCTGAGATGTGGGATGCCCTTGACTGGCGCTTCCCCCCCGCTTATCACGACAGCTTTATGCACTGGGGGCGTTTAACCGGCGTCGACCCGTTCCTATTAATGGCCATTACCCGTCGTGAAAGCGCTTATAACCCTGTTGCTCTTTCGCCAGCAGGTGCACGGGGCCTCATGCAGCTAATGCCAGGCACAGCAAGCCAGGTCAGCCGCCAGTTAGGTCTTAACGACCCAGGCCCCTATGGCGTACTAGATCCAGAACTCAATATCCGCTTGGGTAGCAATTATCTACGCGACAAAATTGAGCGCTACCAGGGCAATCGCCTAGCCGCTGCAGCCGCCTATAATGCAGGCCCCGGGCGGGTAGACCAGTGGCTGGGTAGCGGCGTGGAGTCATTTGATTTGTTCGTGGAGAGCATTCCGTTCCGAGAAACCCGCGATTATGTTCAAGCAGTCCTTAGCTACCGCGTTATTTTCGAAAGCTTAGCCAACGGCGGGAATAGCGACGGCGTATCTCTACTCAGTGAGAATGAGAAAGCCGTACACTATGACCGGGCCCTCCTCGTTCGCCGCTAA
- a CDS encoding molecular chaperone HtpG gives MTTATHEETLGFQTEVKQLLNLMIHSLYSNREIFLRELISNAADACDKLRYAALDNDALYEGDSELRIEIEHDSDANTITLRDNGIGMNREDVIANLGTIARSGTAEFLKQLSGEQQKDAKLIGQFGVGFYSGFIVADEVSVRTRKAGTAASDGVEWRSKGEGEFTVADIEREVHGTEITLHLKEDAKEFADDYRLQSLVRKYSDHIEVPVRMPKIETAKDDEGNEIEGSEVTTWETVNEATALWARPKSEVSDDEYKAFYKHVAHDFSDPLTWSHNKVEGKLEYTSLLYVPGRAPFDMFERDGARGVKLYVQRVFIMDDAEQFLPLYLRFIKGVLDTRDLSLNVSRELLQQDPKVDKIKGALTKRGLDMLKKLSKDSEQYQTFWNTFGSVLKEGPGEDFANREKIAGLLRFASTHTDSAAQEHSLADYVERMKEGQKKIYYVVADSFNAAKNSPHLEIFRKKGIEVLLLSDRVDEWLMSHLTEFDGKSFADVAKGELDLGDVEDEAEKKAQEETAKAKEDLVKRVKEALSDGVQDVKITHRLIDSPACVVLPEHEMGYQMRRIMEAAGQKMPEVKPILELNPEHALVARLENAEGDLFGQLAHILLDQAIIAEGGQLDDPAAYVKRLNSVLTA, from the coding sequence ATGACGACTGCGACCCACGAAGAAACTCTTGGCTTTCAAACGGAAGTTAAGCAGCTCCTAAACTTGATGATTCACTCCCTGTACTCCAACCGGGAAATTTTCTTACGCGAGCTTATTTCTAACGCCGCTGACGCCTGCGATAAATTACGCTACGCCGCGCTAGACAACGATGCGCTGTACGAAGGCGACAGTGAGCTGCGTATTGAAATTGAGCACGATAGCGACGCTAACACCATTACCTTGCGCGACAACGGCATTGGTATGAATCGTGAAGACGTGATTGCTAACCTGGGTACCATTGCCCGTTCAGGCACTGCCGAGTTTCTTAAGCAGCTTTCCGGTGAGCAGCAAAAAGACGCCAAGTTAATTGGCCAATTTGGTGTGGGCTTTTACTCAGGATTTATCGTCGCTGATGAAGTGTCGGTACGCACCCGCAAAGCGGGCACAGCCGCCTCTGATGGGGTTGAGTGGCGCTCGAAAGGCGAGGGTGAGTTCACGGTTGCTGATATTGAGCGTGAGGTTCATGGCACCGAAATTACCCTGCATCTTAAAGAGGATGCTAAAGAGTTCGCAGATGACTACCGCCTGCAGAGCTTAGTGCGTAAGTATTCAGATCACATCGAAGTGCCGGTGCGCATGCCGAAAATCGAAACGGCAAAAGACGACGAGGGCAACGAGATAGAAGGTAGTGAAGTGACTACCTGGGAAACCGTCAATGAAGCCACCGCGCTTTGGGCACGCCCGAAAAGTGAGGTGTCCGACGACGAATATAAAGCGTTTTACAAGCACGTTGCCCATGACTTCAGCGACCCGCTAACCTGGAGCCACAACAAGGTTGAGGGCAAGCTCGAATACACTAGCCTGCTCTATGTACCTGGTCGTGCGCCGTTTGATATGTTCGAGCGTGACGGCGCTCGTGGCGTCAAACTCTACGTTCAGCGCGTGTTTATTATGGACGACGCCGAACAGTTCTTGCCGCTTTACCTGCGCTTTATTAAAGGCGTGCTGGATACCCGTGATCTATCGCTGAATGTGTCCCGCGAGCTGCTTCAGCAAGATCCCAAGGTTGATAAAATTAAGGGTGCATTAACTAAGCGCGGCTTGGATATGCTCAAAAAACTGTCCAAAGACAGTGAGCAGTACCAGACGTTCTGGAATACCTTTGGTAGCGTGCTGAAAGAGGGGCCGGGTGAAGATTTCGCTAACCGTGAAAAAATTGCCGGTCTACTGCGCTTTGCTTCTACCCATACAGACTCTGCTGCCCAAGAGCACTCCTTGGCAGATTATGTTGAGCGCATGAAGGAAGGCCAGAAGAAGATCTACTACGTGGTGGCGGACAGCTTTAATGCGGCAAAAAACAGCCCACACTTGGAGATTTTCCGTAAGAAAGGTATTGAGGTGCTGCTCCTCTCTGACCGCGTTGATGAATGGTTAATGAGCCACCTGACTGAGTTTGACGGTAAATCCTTTGCCGATGTGGCAAAAGGTGAGCTAGACCTTGGCGATGTGGAAGACGAGGCCGAGAAAAAAGCGCAGGAAGAGACCGCTAAAGCGAAGGAAGACTTGGTGAAGCGCGTTAAAGAAGCGCTAAGCGACGGCGTGCAGGACGTAAAAATTACCCATCGCTTAATAGACTCGCCGGCCTGCGTTGTTCTGCCGGAACATGAAATGGGCTACCAGATGCGCCGCATTATGGAAGCCGCCGGCCAAAAAATGCCGGAAGTAAAGCCTATTTTAGAATTGAACCCTGAGCATGCCCTAGTGGCGCGTTTGGAAAACGCCGAAGGCGATCTGTTCGGTCAATTAGCCCATATTCTGCTGGATCAGGCCATTATCGCTGAAGGTGGCCAGCTAGACGACCCAGCTGCTTACGTTAAGCGACTCAACAGTGTATTAACTGCCTAA
- a CDS encoding glycerol-3-phosphate dehydrogenase, with the protein MAEQQINVAVLGGGSFGTALASIAADNGANVRQWMRDEALVTQINHEHRNGRYLPHYAINPVVQASTDMQAVLEGAELVLIAIPSKAFRSVVQAAKPWLTSTQILVSTTKGIEQDSFLLMSQVLEQETGFTHIGVIAGPNLASEIADKQLTATVIASADALTRTRVQQALGCGYFRVYASNDRHGVELGGALKNIYAIAAGMAAALGMGENTRSMLMTRALAEMSRFAVAQGANPMTFLGLAGVGDLIVTCSSNLSRNYRVGFAMGEGRSLEEAVSALGQVAEGVNTVKLVCEKAREMGVYMPLAEGLNRVLFEGVPAQEMAGTLMMGEQSSDVEFILPREAVQQAHRNSGGWHE; encoded by the coding sequence ATGGCTGAACAGCAGATCAATGTCGCGGTACTTGGCGGCGGCAGTTTTGGGACTGCGCTGGCCAGCATTGCCGCAGATAACGGCGCTAATGTGCGCCAGTGGATGCGCGATGAGGCGCTGGTAACGCAAATTAACCACGAGCATCGCAACGGGCGCTATTTGCCGCACTACGCCATTAACCCGGTGGTACAGGCGTCTACGGATATGCAGGCCGTGCTTGAAGGTGCCGAGTTGGTATTAATTGCAATACCTTCCAAGGCCTTTCGTAGCGTTGTGCAGGCTGCAAAGCCTTGGCTGACGTCTACGCAAATTTTGGTCAGTACTACCAAGGGTATTGAGCAAGACAGCTTTTTACTGATGAGCCAAGTGCTTGAGCAAGAGACAGGCTTTACGCATATTGGCGTGATTGCAGGGCCTAATTTGGCATCTGAAATAGCTGACAAGCAGCTAACCGCTACGGTGATTGCCAGTGCCGACGCGCTTACCCGCACACGAGTGCAGCAAGCGCTAGGCTGTGGCTATTTTCGTGTGTACGCCAGCAATGACCGCCACGGTGTTGAGCTGGGCGGCGCGCTCAAAAACATTTACGCCATTGCCGCTGGTATGGCGGCAGCGCTCGGCATGGGCGAAAACACCCGCAGTATGCTGATGACCCGTGCGCTGGCTGAAATGAGTCGCTTTGCGGTCGCCCAGGGAGCTAACCCTATGACGTTCTTGGGCTTAGCCGGGGTGGGTGATTTAATTGTTACCTGTTCGTCTAACTTGTCTCGTAACTACCGAGTAGGCTTTGCTATGGGTGAAGGGCGCAGCCTAGAAGAAGCTGTCTCGGCGCTTGGGCAAGTCGCAGAGGGCGTGAACACGGTTAAACTGGTGTGTGAAAAGGCTCGCGAAATGGGCGTTTACATGCCGCTGGCGGAGGGGTTAAACCGCGTGCTGTTCGAGGGCGTGCCTGCTCAGGAGATGGCGGGAACGCTGATGATGGGCGAGCAAAGCAGCGACGTGGAGTTTATCTTGCCCCGCGAGGCCGTTCAGCAGGCGCACCGCAACAGCGGAGGCTGGCATGAGTAG
- a CDS encoding phosphohistidine phosphatase SixA: MSSGARQLLIMRHGEAAPGLPDHARLLTPRGEQEADSMARWLAARIEQGELAQPILYASPYVRAQQTAQRFSDALGVALHTLDFITPDDSPAAVSDWLLSQPEGDAIMLVSHMPLAGDLTGLLVEGAASQGVGFPTAAIAELDADVWAAGCARLTRFTQPGELL; encoded by the coding sequence ATGAGTAGCGGAGCGCGCCAGCTGCTGATTATGCGCCATGGGGAAGCCGCCCCTGGCTTGCCTGATCACGCTCGGTTGCTTACGCCACGTGGCGAACAAGAAGCCGATAGCATGGCGCGCTGGCTGGCAGCGCGAATTGAGCAGGGCGAATTAGCGCAACCCATACTGTATGCAAGCCCTTATGTGCGTGCCCAGCAAACGGCCCAGCGCTTTAGCGATGCCTTAGGTGTGGCGCTTCATACCCTGGACTTTATTACGCCGGATGATTCGCCTGCTGCTGTGAGTGATTGGCTGCTGAGTCAGCCTGAAGGTGACGCGATTATGTTGGTCAGTCATATGCCGCTAGCGGGCGATTTGACGGGGCTTTTAGTAGAAGGGGCCGCTAGCCAAGGGGTAGGGTTTCCTACTGCGGCAATCGCGGAGCTGGACGCTGACGTTTGGGCCGCAGGCTGCGCGCGATTAACCCGTTTTACTCAGCCTGGTGAGTTGTTATAG
- the gatB gene encoding aspartyl/glutamyl-tRNA amidotransferase subunit B (allows the formation of correctly charged Asn-tRNA(Asn) or Gln-tRNA(Gln) through the transamidation of misacylated Asp-tRNA(Asn) or Glu-tRNA(Gln) in organisms which lack either or both of asparaginyl-tRNA or glutaminyl-tRNA synthetases; reaction takes place in the presence of glutamine and ATP through an activated phospho-Asp-tRNA(Asn) or phospho-Glu-tRNA), translating into MQWETVIGLEVHVQLATRSKIFSGASTAFGAEPNTQACAVDLGLPGVLPVLNEQAVAMAVQFGLAVHADIPEVSVFDRKNYFYPDLPKGYQTSQMYHPIVGAGEVEITLDDGTTKRIRIHHAHLEEDAGKSLHEDFHGMTGIDLNRAGTPLLEIVSEPDMRNAKEAAAYLKAIHSIVTYLGISDGNMAEGSMRCDVNVSVRPKGQEAFGTRAEIKNVNSFRFVERAIAFEVERQIELIEDGGKVVQETRLFDPERDETRSMRTKEEANDYRYFPCPDLLPVVLDQAYLEHLRSQLPELPADKRARFQAALGLSAYDANVLSASREMAEFFEEVHRVCGDAKQAANWVQGELSGALNRENLSITNSPVSARQLGELISRVLDDTINGKAAKEVFQALWNGQGESADEVIETKGLKQVTDSGAIEAMIDQVIAESPAQVAQYRDSEPEKRGKMIGYFVGQVMKASRGTANPQQVNGLLKEKLDALL; encoded by the coding sequence ATGCAATGGGAAACGGTGATTGGGCTTGAAGTCCATGTTCAGCTTGCAACACGCTCAAAGATATTCTCCGGCGCCTCGACTGCCTTTGGCGCAGAGCCAAATACACAGGCCTGCGCCGTTGATTTAGGCTTGCCAGGCGTCTTGCCAGTACTTAACGAGCAGGCCGTCGCCATGGCGGTGCAGTTCGGTCTTGCGGTTCATGCCGACATTCCTGAAGTGTCAGTGTTTGACCGCAAAAACTATTTTTATCCGGATTTGCCCAAAGGCTATCAAACCAGCCAGATGTATCATCCAATTGTGGGTGCCGGTGAAGTTGAGATAACCCTGGATGACGGCACCACTAAACGTATTCGCATTCACCACGCTCACCTTGAGGAAGACGCAGGCAAATCGCTGCACGAAGACTTCCACGGCATGACCGGTATTGACTTAAACCGAGCAGGCACGCCGCTGCTGGAAATAGTCTCTGAGCCAGACATGCGCAACGCGAAAGAAGCTGCGGCGTATCTCAAAGCAATCCACTCCATCGTGACCTATCTGGGCATTTCCGACGGCAACATGGCCGAAGGCTCCATGCGATGCGACGTTAACGTGTCGGTGCGCCCGAAAGGCCAGGAAGCCTTTGGCACCCGTGCGGAAATTAAAAACGTCAACTCGTTTCGTTTTGTCGAGCGGGCCATCGCTTTTGAAGTTGAGCGTCAAATCGAGCTGATCGAAGATGGCGGTAAGGTGGTACAGGAAACCCGCCTGTTTGACCCCGAACGCGATGAAACTCGCAGCATGCGTACCAAAGAAGAAGCTAACGACTACCGCTACTTCCCCTGCCCGGACCTACTCCCGGTGGTGTTAGATCAGGCGTACCTTGAGCACCTGCGAAGCCAACTGCCCGAGCTACCCGCTGACAAACGGGCGCGCTTTCAAGCCGCGCTTGGGCTATCTGCTTACGACGCAAACGTACTCTCTGCCAGCCGTGAAATGGCTGAGTTTTTTGAGGAAGTACACCGGGTATGCGGCGATGCTAAGCAGGCCGCTAACTGGGTGCAAGGCGAGCTGTCAGGCGCGCTAAACCGCGAAAACTTGAGCATTACTAACAGCCCAGTGTCTGCGCGCCAGCTAGGCGAACTGATCAGCCGCGTACTGGACGACACCATTAATGGCAAGGCCGCTAAAGAGGTCTTCCAGGCGCTCTGGAATGGTCAGGGTGAGTCGGCCGATGAGGTCATCGAAACCAAAGGCCTTAAGCAGGTGACTGACAGCGGGGCCATTGAAGCGATGATCGACCAAGTGATCGCTGAAAGCCCGGCCCAAGTGGCCCAATACCGTGATTCTGAGCCAGAAAAACGCGGCAAGATGATTGGCTATTTTGTGGGGCAGGTAATGAAAGCCTCTCGGGGCACCGCTAACCCACAGCAGGTAAACGGCTTGCTCAAAGAGAAACTGGATGCGCTGTTGTAA
- a CDS encoding aspartyl/glutamyl-tRNA amidotransferase subunit A, which translates to MHDKTVTQLAAALKSGEFSSRELTSHFLQRIEQADGTLNSFITVTAEQALNQADVADQARAAGNAGALAGIPLALKDIFCTHGVKTTCGSKMLDNFIAPYDATVVEKLSAAGTISLGKTNMDEFAMGSSNENSYFGAVKNPWDLSAVPGGSSGGSAAAVAAGLVPAAMGTDTGGSIRQPAAFCGITGLKPTYGRVSRYGIIAYASSLDQAGPMARSAEDCAHLLNVIAGHDVRDSTSVARGVPDYTETLNAPLSGLKIGLPKEYFGDGLDPEVEKAVREAVKVYESLGATVREVSLPHTHYAIPAYYVIAPAEASSNLSRYDGVRFGHRCDAPADLIDLYTRSRAEGFGEEVKRRILIGTHTLSEGFFDAYYTKAQKVRRLIRQDFLDAFEDVDVLMGPASPTPAFDLGAKKDPVSMYLQDIYTIAVNLAGIPGISVPAGFAGGRPIGLQILGTHFAEAQLLNVAHQFQQATDWHLKRPAFAEENA; encoded by the coding sequence ATGCATGACAAAACCGTTACCCAACTGGCCGCTGCGCTTAAAAGCGGCGAGTTTTCCAGCCGCGAGCTTACCTCGCACTTTTTACAGCGCATTGAGCAAGCCGATGGGACGCTCAATAGCTTTATCACTGTGACCGCTGAGCAAGCGCTCAATCAGGCCGACGTTGCCGACCAAGCACGCGCAGCGGGCAACGCCGGAGCGCTGGCAGGCATTCCCCTGGCACTGAAAGATATTTTCTGTACCCACGGAGTGAAAACCACCTGCGGCTCAAAAATGCTCGATAACTTTATCGCGCCCTATGATGCCACCGTGGTAGAAAAACTCAGCGCGGCCGGCACCATCAGCCTGGGCAAAACCAATATGGATGAGTTCGCCATGGGCTCATCCAATGAAAACAGCTACTTCGGCGCGGTGAAAAACCCCTGGGATTTATCAGCAGTGCCCGGTGGCAGCTCAGGTGGTAGCGCCGCTGCCGTAGCAGCAGGGCTAGTACCCGCCGCCATGGGCACTGATACCGGCGGCTCTATTCGCCAACCCGCGGCATTTTGCGGCATCACAGGCCTGAAGCCTACCTACGGACGCGTCTCCCGCTACGGCATCATCGCCTACGCCTCAAGCCTTGACCAAGCAGGCCCCATGGCGCGCAGTGCAGAAGATTGTGCCCATCTGCTCAACGTGATTGCCGGGCATGATGTGCGCGATTCCACTAGCGTTGCCCGCGGCGTTCCTGACTACACCGAAACCCTTAATGCACCGCTGTCAGGACTCAAAATCGGCCTGCCGAAAGAGTATTTTGGCGACGGCCTTGACCCTGAGGTTGAGAAAGCCGTCCGCGAAGCGGTGAAGGTCTATGAATCGTTAGGTGCCACGGTGAGAGAAGTTAGCTTGCCGCACACCCATTATGCGATTCCCGCTTACTACGTCATTGCTCCGGCCGAAGCGTCTTCTAATCTCTCCCGCTATGACGGTGTGCGCTTTGGCCATCGCTGCGATGCGCCGGCTGACTTGATTGACCTTTACACCCGCTCGCGGGCAGAGGGGTTTGGTGAAGAAGTTAAACGCCGCATTCTGATCGGCACCCACACGCTGTCCGAAGGCTTTTTTGACGCTTACTACACTAAAGCGCAAAAAGTACGCCGCCTAATACGCCAGGATTTCTTAGACGCTTTTGAAGATGTGGACGTACTGATGGGCCCAGCCTCGCCTACGCCTGCTTTTGATCTTGGCGCTAAAAAAGACCCAGTATCAATGTACTTGCAAGATATCTACACCATTGCCGTCAACCTTGCAGGCATTCCAGGCATTAGCGTACCCGCGGGCTTTGCGGGAGGTCGTCCTATCGGCCTACAAATTCTGGGCACCCACTTTGCCGAGGCGCAGCTGCTTAACGTGGCACATCAGTTTCAGCAAGCCACCGATTGGCACTTAAAACGTCCTGCTTTTGCCGAGGAGAACGCCTAA
- a CDS encoding asparaginyl/glutamyl-tRNA amidotransferase subunit C, translating into MALEDSHVRRAAHLARLAVSDDQASGFVDDLSRILDMVDQLQSVDTEGVVPLAHPLDATQRLRADEVTETNQRDNFQRCAPAVEEGLYLVPRVVE; encoded by the coding sequence ATGGCGCTTGAAGACTCTCATGTGCGCCGGGCCGCGCACTTGGCCCGACTCGCCGTTAGCGATGACCAAGCCAGTGGCTTTGTGGACGACCTAAGCCGCATCCTGGACATGGTCGATCAACTGCAAAGCGTTGATACAGAAGGTGTTGTGCCGCTTGCACACCCGCTGGATGCCACCCAGCGCCTGCGTGCTGACGAGGTAACGGAAACCAACCAGCGCGATAACTTCCAACGCTGCGCCCCCGCGGTGGAAGAAGGCCTCTACCTTGTACCGCGCGTCGTGGAATAA
- a CDS encoding rod shape-determining protein encodes MFKRLRGLFSSDLSIDLGTANTLIYVRGRGIVLDEPSVVAIRQSGNMRSVASVGTDAKRMLGRTPGNITAIRPMKDGVIADFTVTEQMLQHFIRKVHQSTFLTPSPRVLVCVPCMSTQVERRAIRESAEGAGAREVFLIEEPMAAAIGAGLPVEEAQGSMVVDIGGGTTEIAIISLNGVVYSESIRVGGDRFDEAITAYVRRHYGSLIGEATAERIKEEIGCAYPGGELREIDVRGRNLAEGIPRSFTLNSHEILEALQETLASIVAAVKSALEQSPPELASDIAERGLVLTGGGALLRDLDKLIAEETGLPVIVAEDPLTCVARGGGKALEMIDQHTFELLSSD; translated from the coding sequence ATGTTCAAACGTCTGAGGGGGCTGTTTTCCAGCGATCTATCGATCGACTTGGGTACGGCCAACACACTGATTTATGTACGCGGTCGTGGCATCGTTCTCGATGAGCCGTCCGTGGTTGCCATCCGCCAGTCTGGCAATATGCGCAGCGTGGCGTCGGTAGGCACCGATGCCAAACGTATGCTTGGCCGCACGCCAGGCAACATTACCGCCATCCGCCCGATGAAAGATGGCGTTATCGCCGACTTTACCGTTACCGAGCAGATGCTTCAGCACTTTATCCGTAAAGTCCATCAGAGCACTTTCCTCACACCAAGCCCTCGGGTTCTGGTCTGTGTGCCGTGTATGTCCACCCAAGTGGAACGACGTGCAATCCGCGAATCAGCGGAAGGCGCTGGCGCTCGTGAAGTGTTTCTGATTGAAGAGCCAATGGCAGCGGCCATTGGTGCTGGGCTTCCGGTAGAAGAGGCTCAAGGCTCGATGGTGGTGGATATCGGTGGTGGTACCACTGAAATTGCCATTATCTCGCTTAATGGCGTGGTTTATTCAGAGTCTATTCGCGTCGGTGGTGACCGTTTCGATGAAGCAATCACTGCGTACGTGCGCCGTCACTACGGAAGTCTAATTGGCGAAGCCACTGCTGAGCGCATCAAAGAAGAGATTGGTTGCGCTTACCCCGGCGGCGAACTGCGCGAGATCGATGTGCGCGGTCGTAACTTAGCTGAGGGTATTCCGCGGAGCTTTACACTTAATTCCCACGAGATTCTAGAGGCGCTGCAGGAAACGCTTGCCTCTATTGTGGCGGCGGTGAAGAGCGCACTTGAGCAGTCTCCGCCAGAGCTTGCCTCTGACATCGCTGAGCGTGGTTTGGTGCTAACTGGCGGTGGGGCTTTGTTACGCGATCTTGATAAGTTGATTGCTGAAGAAACAGGCTTACCCGTGATTGTGGCGGAAGATCCGCTTACCTGTGTCGCGCGAGGCGGCGGTAAGGCGCTTGAAATGATTGATCAGCATACCTTTGAGTTGCTGTCTAGCGACTGA